From a single Streptomyces liliifuscus genomic region:
- a CDS encoding NtaA/DmoA family FMN-dependent monooxygenase (This protein belongs to a clade of FMN-dependent monooxygenases, within a broader family of flavin-dependent oxidoreductases, the luciferase-like monooxygenase (LMM) family, some of whose members use coenzyme F420 rather than FMN.): MSKPLKQIHLAAHFPGVNNTTVWSDPEAGSHIEFSSFAHFARTAERAKFDFLFLAEGLRLREQGGKIYDLDVVGRPDTFTVLSALAAVTQHLGLTGTINSTFNEPYEVARQFASLDHLSDGRAAWNVVTSWDAFTGENFRRGGFLPQQERYSRAKEFLATANELFDSWHGDEIIADQDTGTFLRDAKAGAFVHQGQHFDIEGQFNVPRSPQGRPVIFQAGDSEEGREFAAAGADAIFSRYATLKDGQAFYTDVKGRLARYGRTPDQLLILPAATFVLGDTDAEAEELAREVRRQQVSGATAIKHLEFVWNRDLSAYDPDGPLPDIDPDLGEHTVARGRAQVRMYRDPLATAREWRERAAANNWSIRDLVIETGNRQAFVGSPATVAATIDDFVQADASDGFILVPHITPGGLDAFADTVVPLLQERGVFRTEYEGTTLRDHLGLAHPDSRTNARTNPRADAGSDASADFGERGERVAS; the protein is encoded by the coding sequence ATGAGCAAGCCCCTGAAGCAGATCCACCTGGCCGCCCACTTCCCCGGCGTCAACAACACCACCGTCTGGAGCGACCCGGAGGCCGGCAGCCACATCGAGTTCAGCTCCTTCGCGCACTTCGCGCGGACCGCCGAACGCGCCAAGTTCGACTTCCTGTTCCTCGCCGAAGGGCTGCGACTGCGCGAACAGGGCGGAAAGATCTACGACTTGGACGTCGTCGGCCGCCCCGACACCTTCACCGTCCTCTCCGCGCTCGCCGCCGTCACCCAGCACCTCGGTCTGACCGGCACCATCAACTCGACCTTCAACGAGCCCTATGAAGTGGCCCGCCAGTTCGCCAGTCTCGACCACCTCTCGGACGGGCGCGCCGCCTGGAACGTCGTCACGTCCTGGGACGCCTTCACCGGCGAGAACTTCCGCCGCGGCGGCTTCCTCCCGCAGCAGGAGCGCTACTCACGGGCCAAGGAGTTCCTGGCCACCGCGAACGAACTCTTCGACTCCTGGCACGGTGACGAGATCATCGCCGACCAGGACACCGGCACCTTCCTGCGCGACGCGAAGGCCGGCGCCTTCGTCCACCAGGGCCAACACTTCGACATCGAGGGGCAGTTCAACGTCCCTCGGTCCCCGCAGGGCCGTCCGGTGATCTTCCAGGCCGGCGACTCCGAGGAGGGCCGCGAGTTCGCCGCCGCCGGCGCCGACGCGATCTTCAGCCGGTACGCCACCCTCAAGGACGGCCAGGCGTTCTACACGGACGTCAAGGGACGCCTGGCCCGCTACGGGCGTACGCCCGACCAACTGCTGATCCTGCCCGCCGCGACCTTCGTCCTGGGGGACACCGACGCCGAGGCGGAGGAACTGGCTCGCGAGGTGCGCCGGCAGCAGGTCAGCGGGGCGACCGCCATCAAGCACCTGGAGTTCGTCTGGAACCGCGACCTGTCCGCGTACGACCCCGACGGGCCGCTGCCCGACATCGACCCCGACCTCGGCGAACACACCGTCGCGCGCGGCCGGGCCCAGGTCCGGATGTACCGCGACCCGCTGGCCACCGCCCGCGAGTGGCGGGAGCGCGCGGCCGCCAACAACTGGTCCATCCGCGATCTGGTCATCGAGACCGGCAATCGCCAGGCCTTCGTCGGCTCCCCGGCCACGGTCGCGGCCACCATCGACGACTTCGTCCAGGCCGACGCGAGCGACGGTTTCATCCTCGTCCCGCACATCACCCCCGGCGGCCTCGACGCCTTCGCCGACACGGTGGTCCCGCTGCTGCAGGAGCGCGGAGTGTTCCGTACGGAGTACGAGGGCACGACCCTGCGCGACCACCTGGGCCTGGCCCATCCCGATTCCCGTACGAATGCCCGTACGAATCCCCGTGCCGATGCAGGTTCCGATGCCTCCGCCGACTTCGGTGAGCGGGGTGAGCGGGTGGCTTCGTGA
- a CDS encoding LLM class flavin-dependent oxidoreductase yields the protein MSSAPSVLPSSAHLHLAVALDGAGWHPAAWREPVARPRELFTAEYWADLVAEAERGLLDFVTFEDGLGLQSSHFIEPDGRTDQVRGRLDAVLVAARIAPLTRHIGLVPTVVSTHTEPFHISKAIATLDYVSSGRAGLRVQLTARQNEAAHFGRRTLPRLDAYDSPATQDVVTELFDETADYVEVVRRLWDSWEDDAEIRDVATGRFVDRDKLHYIDFEGPHFSVKGPSITPRPPQGQPVVSALAHQSVPYRLVARAADIGYVTPHDTDQARAIVAEIRAEQALAGRADQPLHVFGDLVVFLDDDPAAAAARRDRLDALAGQPFTSDARVFTGTPDQLADLLQELWSAGLSGFRLRPAVLGHDLPAITQGLVPELQRRGAFRRAYEADTLRGLLGLARPANRYAAKAVADVDANAAANATA from the coding sequence GTGTCCTCAGCACCTTCTGTCCTGCCCTCTTCAGCGCATCTGCACCTCGCCGTGGCGCTCGACGGCGCCGGCTGGCACCCCGCCGCCTGGCGCGAACCGGTGGCCCGGCCCCGGGAACTGTTCACCGCCGAGTACTGGGCCGACCTCGTCGCCGAGGCCGAGCGCGGGCTTCTGGACTTCGTCACCTTCGAGGACGGCCTCGGCCTTCAGTCCTCGCACTTCATCGAGCCGGACGGGCGGACCGACCAGGTCCGCGGCCGGCTCGACGCCGTTCTCGTCGCCGCCCGTATCGCCCCGCTGACCCGCCACATAGGTCTGGTGCCGACCGTGGTGTCCACGCACACGGAGCCGTTCCATATCTCCAAGGCCATCGCCACCCTCGACTATGTGAGCTCCGGCCGGGCGGGCCTGCGGGTGCAGTTGACGGCACGACAGAACGAGGCGGCGCACTTCGGCCGCCGTACGCTGCCCCGTCTTGACGCCTACGACAGCCCGGCCACGCAGGACGTGGTGACCGAACTCTTCGACGAGACGGCCGACTACGTCGAGGTCGTACGCAGACTCTGGGACAGCTGGGAGGACGACGCGGAGATCCGGGACGTGGCCACCGGCCGCTTCGTCGACCGCGACAAGCTCCACTACATCGACTTCGAGGGCCCGCACTTCAGCGTCAAGGGCCCCTCCATCACTCCGCGTCCGCCCCAGGGCCAGCCCGTGGTCAGCGCCCTCGCGCACCAGAGCGTCCCGTACCGGCTGGTGGCCCGCGCCGCCGACATCGGCTACGTCACCCCGCACGACACCGACCAGGCCCGCGCGATCGTCGCCGAGATCCGCGCCGAACAGGCTCTCGCCGGTCGTGCCGACCAACCCCTGCACGTCTTCGGCGACTTGGTGGTCTTCCTCGACGACGATCCGGCCGCAGCGGCCGCCCGCAGGGACCGTCTCGACGCCCTCGCGGGTCAGCCGTTCACCAGCGACGCCCGCGTCTTCACCGGCACACCGGACCAACTCGCGGATTTGCTCCAGGAGTTGTGGTCTGCCGGGCTGAGTGGATTCCGACTGCGGCCCGCCGTCCTCGGCCACGATCTGCCGGCCATCACCCAGGGGCTGGTCCCCGAGCTGCAGCGCCGGGGTGCCTTCCGCCGCGCCTACGAGGCCGACACCCTGCGCGGACTGCTCGGGCTCGCCCGCCCGGCCAACCGCTACGCCGCCAAAGCCGTTGCCGACGTCGACGCCAACGCCGCTGCCAACGCCACCGCCTGA
- a CDS encoding putative leader peptide, which produces MRARTVSRRGVPKAAPLHRVRLYSRPHIDLLRVAGALCCS; this is translated from the coding sequence GTGCGAGCGCGAACCGTGTCCCGCCGCGGCGTCCCGAAGGCCGCCCCGCTCCATCGCGTACGCCTCTACTCCCGGCCGCACATCGACCTGCTGCGCGTTGCCGGCGCGCTCTGTTGCTCCTGA
- a CDS encoding glutathione S-transferase C-terminal domain-containing protein: MPETVSRGSSSTDTFTSAASRAAAAHSTGRGTAVGGTSVPGPAARPHRFRGRIGVGLAGGFYPAPHRYQLYLSEACPYSGRVAVVLDLLGLKGSLTTTLLKLPAETPEAFASLRGSYEATWHHYDGPLTAPALCDRWSGRVVSNHAPDILRDLAGLVADGACESALDRLDRQLARHPYVLGDELGTADRDLWVTLTHLDHFDAAGALAAYRHIEEYVRRLGDHPDLCVDER; this comes from the coding sequence ATGCCCGAGACAGTTTCCCGCGGTTCCAGCAGCACTGACACCTTCACGTCGGCGGCCTCCCGTGCGGCCGCCGCCCACTCGACCGGCCGTGGCACGGCCGTCGGCGGCACGTCCGTCCCCGGTCCGGCCGCCCGTCCGCACCGCTTCCGCGGCCGTATCGGCGTCGGTCTCGCGGGCGGTTTCTACCCGGCGCCGCACCGCTATCAGCTGTATCTGTCCGAGGCCTGTCCCTACTCGGGGCGCGTGGCGGTCGTCCTCGACCTGCTCGGCCTCAAGGGCTCGCTCACCACCACCCTTCTGAAGCTCCCCGCCGAGACGCCCGAGGCCTTCGCATCGCTGCGCGGCTCCTACGAGGCGACCTGGCACCACTACGACGGTCCGCTCACCGCGCCCGCGCTGTGCGACCGCTGGAGCGGACGCGTCGTCAGCAACCACGCGCCCGACATCCTCCGCGACCTCGCCGGCCTGGTCGCCGACGGGGCATGCGAGTCCGCACTGGACCGGCTCGACCGGCAACTCGCGCGCCACCCCTATGTGTTGGGCGACGAGCTCGGCACCGCGGACCGGGACCTCTGGGTGACGCTCACCCACCTCGACCACTTCGACGCGGCCGGCGCCCTCGCCGCGTACCGCCACATCGAGGAGTACGTACGACGCCTCGGCGATCACCCGGACCTCTGCGTCGACGAACGCTGA
- a CDS encoding AfsR/SARP family transcriptional regulator, giving the protein MRIQVLGPVCAWRDGIRLDLGSPQRRAVLALLAVSRGQQLPFFGLADALWGERPPATASNVVQTHIKHLRHLLEPDRPPRARSAVLPRLGDGYALRVPYDAIDLLHFRDLVAGAVTVRRDGRGGGQERAAALLTEALGLWQQPPLADLPFLSAHPVVVALAEERRGAVAQYGEAMIAAGRSADALPVLEETAVAQPLDEDAQARLIRAYEAVGRRDQAVAVYRRSRRRLADELGVDPGPALAEAYAALLRRRARPSTPADGTGTGTGTGHAPVSGHGTAGAAELAAQVPAHVPPYPPSAHRLPAQLPADVPDFAGRDSELSALDRLLAAAADSPTAGAVSVVSGTAGVGKTALAVHWAHRTRHRFPDGQLYVNLRGYDPERPMPPGDALTRFLSVLGVPGDAIPLDVDDRASRFRTELADRRMLVVLDNALSEEQVRPLLPGSPACSVVVTSRDSLAGLVALHGARRIGLGPLPPPDAIALLRRLVGERVDTEPGPAAALAEQCARLPLALRVAAELAVAHPSSRLADLVAELADQQRRLDLLDAGGDRRAALEAVFSWSYERLPAPAARTFRLLSLHPGPEADAHAVAALTGEAPDEAPVHALGEAPIRAPGEAPVHGPGQAPTRVPGEEPTQAPGEGPPHAPGATRDERPGHVPGTRSGQVPGSVPRHTPEPLPGLTPARPSDAVPGDEPADAGEGPAHAAGTLALLARAHLLQPVRPGRFGTHDLLRAYAFRLTRTHDSEADRQAALVRLFDHYLSTAAAAMDTLYPAERHHRPAVAPSVHVSSVVGNAAAARAWLDAERPTLAAVCAVAADRGSPRHAVRLAALLFRHLDSGHHTEALEIHRHALRAAETIGDLGGQAHALTNLGVVHWRLADAGSAEDHLVRALELHHRTGDLAGRARTLSNLGNVHWRLGSLRDAAHDHQQALALYRETGDQVGQARTLTNLGNVCLRLGEYEQAADHQRQALALHDLTGDRIGRARTLSHLGNALLRLGSSEAAAECQEQALALFRQLGHHGGEAYALSGLGDIRLGQGEFEAAVTCQRRALELFRENGEGYGEASALNGLAEALHGSGRHDEALDHHSTAATVAAVTGEHDQLARAHAGVERARRALGPWVAATASSTTSGP; this is encoded by the coding sequence ATGCGCATTCAGGTACTCGGGCCGGTCTGCGCCTGGCGGGACGGCATCCGCCTCGACCTCGGTTCACCACAGCGCCGCGCGGTGCTCGCCCTGCTCGCCGTGTCCCGCGGACAGCAACTGCCGTTCTTCGGACTCGCGGACGCGCTGTGGGGCGAGCGCCCGCCGGCGACCGCTTCGAACGTCGTCCAGACCCACATCAAGCACCTGCGCCACCTGCTGGAACCGGACCGGCCGCCACGCGCCCGCAGCGCGGTGCTCCCCCGGCTCGGCGACGGCTACGCGCTGCGCGTCCCGTACGACGCCATCGACCTGCTGCACTTCAGGGACCTGGTCGCCGGGGCGGTGACCGTACGACGGGACGGGCGGGGCGGCGGCCAGGAGCGGGCCGCCGCGCTGCTGACCGAGGCGCTCGGGCTGTGGCAGCAACCACCCCTCGCGGACCTGCCCTTCCTCTCCGCGCACCCGGTGGTCGTCGCGCTGGCGGAGGAACGTCGTGGTGCGGTCGCCCAGTACGGCGAGGCCATGATCGCGGCGGGCAGGAGCGCCGACGCACTGCCCGTACTCGAGGAGACCGCGGTCGCGCAGCCGCTGGACGAGGACGCCCAGGCCCGGCTCATCCGGGCGTACGAGGCCGTCGGGCGGCGCGACCAGGCGGTCGCCGTCTACCGGCGGAGCCGCCGTCGGCTGGCCGACGAACTCGGCGTCGACCCCGGCCCCGCACTGGCCGAGGCGTATGCCGCCCTGCTGCGCCGCCGCGCCCGGCCTTCCACTCCCGCCGACGGCACCGGCACCGGCACCGGCACCGGGCACGCTCCCGTCAGCGGCCATGGCACGGCAGGCGCCGCCGAGTTGGCCGCGCAGGTGCCCGCCCACGTACCCCCGTACCCACCTTCGGCGCACCGATTACCCGCACAACTCCCGGCGGACGTACCCGACTTCGCTGGCCGTGATTCCGAACTGTCCGCACTGGACCGGTTGTTGGCCGCTGCGGCGGACAGCCCGACGGCCGGGGCCGTCTCGGTCGTCTCCGGCACTGCCGGGGTGGGGAAGACCGCACTGGCCGTGCACTGGGCGCACCGCACACGGCACCGGTTCCCCGACGGCCAGCTCTACGTCAATCTGCGTGGCTACGACCCCGAGCGCCCCATGCCTCCCGGCGACGCCCTCACTCGATTCCTCAGCGTCCTCGGGGTGCCCGGTGACGCGATCCCACTCGACGTCGACGACCGCGCGAGCCGGTTCCGGACCGAACTGGCCGACCGGCGAATGCTGGTGGTCCTGGACAACGCCCTGTCCGAGGAGCAGGTCCGCCCGCTGCTTCCCGGCTCGCCGGCCTGTTCGGTCGTGGTCACCAGCCGGGACAGCCTCGCCGGACTGGTGGCCCTGCACGGCGCCCGCCGCATCGGTCTGGGCCCGCTCCCGCCGCCCGACGCGATCGCCCTGCTGCGCAGGCTCGTCGGTGAGCGTGTCGACACCGAGCCGGGCCCGGCCGCCGCCCTGGCCGAACAGTGCGCACGCCTCCCGCTGGCGCTCCGGGTCGCGGCCGAACTCGCCGTCGCCCACCCGTCGTCGCGGCTGGCGGACCTGGTGGCGGAGCTGGCCGACCAGCAGCGGCGGCTCGATCTCCTGGACGCGGGCGGCGACCGGCGTGCGGCGCTGGAGGCGGTGTTCTCCTGGTCCTACGAGCGGCTCCCCGCCCCGGCCGCCCGCACCTTCCGCCTGCTGAGCCTGCACCCGGGACCGGAGGCGGACGCGCACGCGGTCGCGGCGCTGACCGGCGAAGCGCCGGACGAAGCACCGGTCCATGCGCTGGGGGAAGCACCGATCCGTGCGCCGGGCGAAGCACCGGTCCATGGGCCTGGCCAGGCACCGACCCGTGTGCCGGGCGAGGAGCCGACCCAGGCTCCGGGCGAGGGGCCGCCCCATGCGCCGGGCGCCACGCGGGACGAGAGACCCGGGCACGTGCCGGGCACCCGGTCGGGCCAGGTGCCGGGCAGCGTGCCACGCCACACGCCGGAGCCCCTGCCGGGCCTGACACCGGCCCGCCCGTCGGACGCCGTACCGGGCGACGAGCCCGCGGACGCCGGTGAAGGCCCCGCCCACGCCGCCGGGACCCTGGCGTTGCTGGCCCGTGCCCACCTCCTTCAGCCCGTCCGGCCGGGCCGGTTCGGCACACACGACCTGCTGCGCGCCTACGCGTTCCGCCTGACCCGTACGCATGACTCCGAGGCCGATCGGCAGGCCGCGCTGGTCCGTCTCTTCGACCACTACCTGAGCACGGCCGCGGCGGCCATGGACACGCTCTACCCGGCCGAGCGGCACCACAGGCCCGCTGTCGCACCCTCCGTCCATGTCTCGTCCGTCGTCGGCAACGCGGCGGCGGCACGGGCGTGGCTGGACGCCGAGCGGCCGACGCTGGCCGCCGTCTGCGCGGTGGCCGCGGACCGCGGCAGTCCCCGCCACGCCGTCCGTCTGGCCGCCCTGCTGTTCCGCCACCTCGACTCCGGTCACCACACCGAGGCGCTGGAGATCCACCGCCACGCCCTGCGGGCCGCCGAGACGATCGGTGACCTGGGCGGGCAGGCCCACGCGCTGACCAACCTGGGGGTCGTGCACTGGCGGCTCGCCGACGCGGGATCGGCCGAGGACCACCTCGTACGGGCCCTCGAACTGCACCATCGGACGGGCGACTTGGCGGGGCGCGCCAGAACCCTGTCCAACCTCGGCAACGTCCACTGGCGGCTGGGCAGCCTCCGCGACGCCGCGCACGACCATCAACAGGCCCTCGCCCTCTACCGGGAGACCGGCGACCAGGTGGGCCAGGCGCGCACGCTCACGAACCTCGGCAATGTCTGTCTTCGGCTCGGCGAGTACGAACAGGCGGCCGACCACCAACGGCAGGCCCTCGCCCTGCACGATCTGACCGGTGACCGGATCGGCCGCGCCCGCACCCTCTCCCATCTCGGCAACGCCCTTCTGCGGTTGGGCAGTTCGGAGGCCGCGGCCGAGTGCCAGGAGCAGGCCCTCGCGCTCTTCCGGCAGTTGGGGCACCACGGCGGCGAGGCGTACGCGCTGTCCGGTCTCGGCGACATCCGGCTGGGGCAGGGCGAGTTCGAGGCCGCCGTCACCTGTCAGCGGCGTGCCCTCGAACTGTTCCGTGAGAACGGGGAGGGCTACGGCGAGGCATCGGCGCTCAACGGCCTCGCCGAGGCGCTGCACGGCAGTGGCCGGCACGACGAGGCGCTCGACCATCACTCCACCGCGGCGACGGTCGCGGCCGTCACCGGTGAGCACGACCAGCTGGCACGGGCGCACGCGGGCGTCGAGCGCGCCCGCCGGGCCCTGGGCCCGTGGGTGGCGGCCACCGCGTCGTCGACCACTTCGGGGCCGTGA
- a CDS encoding DUF4394 domain-containing protein, producing the protein MKAGLKKRMAAAVAAASAMAALVVATPGTSHAAPPRLLAFGISADGTLMAAFNTDDPGTLNWFKRIDGLVGDTAVVGLDFRVQNGLLYLVGNKGGIYTVQIPPAVPNPLVTKVSQLSVPLQGTNFGVDFNPAADRLRIISDTGQNLAHNLANSSTATNTPLTTDGATTHGVTAAAYTNNDLNSATATTLFDINTTSDQVVIQSPPANGLLVPTGSLGFDTGVNAGFDIFSDLSAGKTISNTAFATLTPAGASTSTFYTVDVLTGATTSVDQFPIAITDVAVSLDMS; encoded by the coding sequence ATGAAAGCAGGGCTCAAGAAGAGAATGGCCGCGGCGGTCGCGGCCGCGTCCGCCATGGCGGCACTCGTCGTGGCGACGCCGGGCACCAGCCACGCGGCGCCGCCCCGTCTGCTGGCGTTCGGCATCTCGGCCGACGGTACGCTGATGGCAGCGTTCAACACCGACGACCCCGGCACGCTCAACTGGTTCAAGCGCATCGACGGGCTCGTCGGCGACACCGCCGTCGTCGGGCTCGACTTCCGCGTACAGAACGGACTGTTGTACCTGGTCGGCAACAAGGGCGGCATCTACACGGTCCAGATCCCGCCCGCGGTCCCGAACCCGCTGGTCACCAAGGTCTCGCAGCTCAGTGTTCCGCTGCAGGGCACGAACTTCGGTGTCGACTTCAACCCCGCGGCCGACCGGTTGCGGATCATCAGTGACACCGGCCAGAACCTGGCGCACAACCTCGCCAACAGCAGCACCGCCACGAACACCCCCCTGACCACGGACGGGGCGACGACCCACGGCGTCACCGCGGCCGCCTACACCAACAACGACCTGAACTCGGCCACCGCGACGACGCTGTTCGACATCAACACGACCTCGGACCAGGTCGTCATCCAGTCGCCGCCCGCCAACGGTCTGCTGGTCCCGACCGGCTCACTGGGCTTCGACACCGGTGTCAACGCCGGCTTCGACATCTTCAGCGATCTGAGCGCCGGCAAGACGATCTCGAACACGGCCTTCGCCACCCTGACCCCGGCCGGTGCCTCGACGTCGACGTTCTACACCGTCGACGTGCTCACCGGAGCCACGACCAGTGTGGACCAGTTCCCCATAGCCATCACCGATGTCGCCGTCTCGCTCGACATGAGCTGA
- a CDS encoding C40 family peptidase: protein MDLYSSTGGSSPAREDDKPSREEVQQRINSLYDQAETVSGNYNATRAMSSGRSRERMTPGPDTGRGRADTVAAAPAPALNDRAKQWFDVGRSQLGPLIPAVLPPDRMPDRGQAETRPRSTGDRPGERSADRALEAPAKPVLELTAGPGAATAARPVAELTAGPVAALSAVPQQRQEATEVLPALAADPRQSLKTSKQRNQSKLAKARELLSAHTARRSTPVAAIEPAPAETAWATTEGQGYRQAEAEWWQQQPQALPQSAGFGTGGSVDALGGPDLTFGMGLPAAPAPAMAPTPSIGMDLPMGPDLTFGMAPPVDARTPIGTGLPIGSDGASNPGYGAATPGYGGSTPAYAGSTPGYGGKAATAVDFARAQIGKPCVWGAMGPGSYDCSSLTQAAWKAAGVALPRTANDQAVAGVAVPLSDIRLGDLVLFNGHVGHVGIYSGNGMMVHAPSPGAAIREESIHWAGEPAIHSVIRPA, encoded by the coding sequence GTGGATCTGTATTCCTCGACCGGCGGATCCTCGCCCGCGAGAGAGGACGACAAGCCGAGTCGCGAAGAGGTCCAGCAGCGGATCAACAGCCTCTACGACCAGGCGGAGACCGTCAGCGGGAACTACAACGCGACCCGGGCGATGAGCTCGGGGCGCTCGCGCGAGCGTATGACCCCCGGACCCGACACGGGGCGTGGACGTGCCGACACGGTCGCCGCCGCCCCTGCCCCCGCTCTGAACGACCGCGCCAAGCAGTGGTTCGACGTGGGACGCTCGCAACTGGGGCCCCTCATCCCCGCCGTGCTGCCGCCCGACAGGATGCCGGACCGCGGCCAGGCAGAGACGCGGCCCAGGAGCACCGGCGACCGTCCGGGGGAGCGGTCGGCCGACCGTGCGCTGGAAGCGCCGGCCAAACCCGTCCTGGAGCTGACCGCAGGACCCGGCGCCGCGACAGCCGCCCGACCCGTGGCGGAGTTGACCGCGGGTCCCGTCGCCGCGCTGTCGGCCGTGCCGCAGCAGCGGCAGGAGGCCACCGAGGTCCTGCCCGCACTGGCCGCCGATCCGCGGCAGTCGCTGAAGACCTCCAAGCAGCGGAACCAGAGCAAGCTCGCGAAGGCCCGCGAACTGCTCTCCGCGCACACCGCCCGGCGGAGCACGCCGGTGGCGGCCATCGAACCCGCGCCGGCGGAGACCGCCTGGGCCACCACCGAGGGACAGGGCTACCGCCAGGCCGAGGCCGAATGGTGGCAGCAACAGCCCCAGGCACTGCCGCAGTCGGCCGGTTTCGGCACGGGAGGGTCCGTAGACGCCCTGGGCGGCCCGGACCTGACGTTCGGCATGGGTCTGCCCGCCGCTCCGGCTCCGGCAATGGCTCCGACCCCGTCCATCGGCATGGACCTGCCCATGGGACCGGACCTGACGTTCGGTATGGCTCCGCCCGTCGACGCCCGTACGCCGATCGGCACGGGTCTGCCCATCGGCTCGGACGGTGCCTCGAACCCCGGATACGGCGCTGCGACTCCGGGATACGGCGGATCGACTCCGGCGTACGCCGGGTCGACCCCGGGCTACGGCGGGAAGGCGGCGACAGCGGTCGACTTCGCCCGTGCGCAGATCGGCAAGCCCTGTGTGTGGGGAGCGATGGGGCCGGGCTCGTACGACTGCTCCAGCCTCACCCAGGCGGCCTGGAAGGCGGCGGGGGTCGCACTCCCGCGTACCGCCAACGATCAGGCGGTCGCGGGCGTGGCGGTGCCCCTCTCCGACATCCGTCTCGGCGACCTGGTTCTCTTCAACGGGCACGTCGGCCATGTCGGCATCTACAGCGGCAACGGCATGATGGTCCACGCGCCGAGCCCGGGGGCGGCCATCCGTGAGGAGTCGATCCACTGGGCCGGCGAGCCGGCGATCCACAGCGTGATCCGGCCCGCCTGA